The nucleotide sequence ATAACGTAACAAATCCATCATTTACCCTAGTTCtcttctttgaatttttgaataagtGTTCTATTCTACTATTGTCAGTAAACCCATCCAACTTATCAACTACTTCAAAACTCGATACCTCGAATTCTGGTAAAGGCAATGAACTATTCTTTTTATCTTCGTCGTTATATTTAGCAACAGTTTCTATCTGAACTAATTCAATAGCACCATTTGCTCTTGCAAGTAATATGATCTTCGGAGAAACCAAACACATCTTTTCGACGTAACTCCCTAATCCCTGGGCCAGATGCATCTCCACATGCAGAGGTTGTAATCCTGTCTGGACAGAAGTATCAGTGTTCTGATTGCATACAATTTCCTTCAAGGAACCATTATCAATACAACTAACTAACAATCTCATCGTTTTTTATCGTAATTATATGAACAAGCCTCACTTGTTATCGCTCAATTCTTTAGTAATGAACACAATTAAAACAAACACAAACAACGGATTCGATGGATTAACCTGGCTACCTTGACATCAATTCAATTTGTAGTGCATAACCAATACTTTACCAACGattataattgttttaatcTTCTTGTATTGcagatgagatgagatgaggtgaaaaaattttttgcattgaaatttcaatccTTTAAGCGGGAGACACATAGTTAAGAAATGGAATGCTTTGATGGAAAGTGCAATGATCCAAGAGATATCTTACAGATTTATATACATGCTATAAATTCAATCGTACTTGTATGGTTCTCAGTTGTTCATATTGATAATGTCATGGATGAACACTTGTTTTATCACTATTTCCTTTGGTGATCGTAGCTCGTATTGGCTCAATGGtgtgaaatatatatatatacattacTTTTCAAACTACATAGatataaagatatatatgagtGTGTATATGTACGTATGTATGTATTTGTATATCTCTattgtgtgtgtgtgtgtgtataGTCAATCAAGTGAAATGGTCTACTCTTATCTTTCCTTGCGGTTCATTTTGTCTGTTTCGATTTTGTTACTGATCAACATAATTGCAGCTTGTGAGGCCATCGAAGTACCTCTGATTATTAACTTTCTCTCCAATGATCCTTCCTCTTGGGGGTCTATCTTTATTGAGCAACCGGTGGATTCCTTTATAGAGTTTATATGCCTACCATCCTTTCCAATGATATTACCAACGAAGTTTTCATCAATGTATACCTCTTGCGTTACTAAAGTCATTGGTAATATTTGATctgaattgaaaatttgGGGTTCGACTACTTTTACATTTGGGATTGTGAAATTTGGAATAAAAGACATGGCTTTTGCTGCATTTGCCGGAGTATAAACAATGCTTTTTGTGTCGTCATTTCTAGCAGATGGGTTACATTGTGGAATATTCACAGGTCTTAATGGTAATGTCCTTTTATTGTTACGGTATGAGGTATACTTATCGGTAGGGTGGTACTGGTGATGCTGCTGGTGGCTGTATCCCGCATTCATGTCCATACCCATGTTCATGTTCATACCCATTTGCATGCCGATGTTCTTCCCTATATCCATGTTTAAATGGATTGGATAGCTTATGTTGGAATAGTTATTTATCAGCACAGAGTACATCGGCGTTGGTTGGTAAAATATAGCTCTATTTGTATATCTCTTGTTcttgatattatttgagttagttattattgttttggaaatatttaatacgGCGACTTCCAATGCATCAGAAGTACCAGTGATAGCAAGTATTCTATCATTAGATGGTAGCAATTGTTGTGGTGATGCAAACAATTTTATCGAGCTGGATTCTTCGATCTCTTTAAGTTTCTTACCATTCTTCCCTATTATGTATCCCATTAGAAAATGtgatatcaaaaaatacaatGTAGTCGGTAGTTCATCtgagttattattatcattaaaattacgTTGAGTATCTCTATCCACAACGGTTGTATCCTTGTGTTGTGGCACTGAGTTTATTTGGTCATCAAAAGTATTTGTTATCgattttacaattaaagCGATAGCTTTGGCCACATTCATATAATCTCCTCTAACATGTATCACTCTCTCTGGAGTGTCcttattattttcagaTATATTAATCTTTGTGGAcgttatattttttattttacttaTTCTGTCGCCTCTATGTCCCACGACTAATGAAGCTTCTCTGACAAGACACAACAATCTCAAATGGATATGGTTGTCATCAACAGTTGTGGCATTACTATCTTCTGACACTATATTTTTCGAATCTGAATCCAATCGACGTTCTTGCTCCTCTCCCgcatcatcatcatcatcatcatcatcatcatctagAGCAACACGCTTAATTTCAGCTTCTAACTGACCTTCCTGATTATCCTCATTCTTACGCTTCAGTACCTTGCTACTGTTTCCATCCATATCAGTGGCCTCTGAGCCTCTCTTATCGTCCACAAACTCCTCAGTACCAGTCATAGTTATATAGTACGCTTTTAAGcctttttttattttctcgACTTGACACTTGTACCGGTTCTCTATTCACAAATTAACAATCGGAGCACAATCTATTTTCTGCAAAGTACTAAGCAAAATTCAACAAATCTAAATTGTGCCCAATACCTTCCATTGAATCAaatgtataaatatatataaactttCAAATACATCTTTTACAATTGAACAGATCACTACAATTCATTATGAAACTTAACAACAAGacctttaattttatttttcaatgcaCTTTACAAGCACGTCATTCACAACGAGACATCAAACAGGGCCCTTTTGTTGCAAAGAACtagatttatatttaagaaTCAGTGAATATTATAACCAAGTTTTGTAATTGTGCAACTGTGATTGGTTTTTTAACTGAACGTGTCAGTTGCATCTATCTAGAATAGCCTTTGTTGTTGTGCTGGCTGTGGTTCTGCGATGTCAAGACAAAATTTATATCAATACTATTGCATGCTATCAGGTGCTCGATCTGTCATAAAAGGATCTGGTATTGTTGCTAAGGAATCTCTATCGACTTGGGTCAATACCTCTACTCTAACGAGACCGATACtgaatcaatttcaatggTTTCATGATCCAAAATGGGAACAGGCAAAAACTCTGTCTAATACAATAAGATATGGTGGTGGGAAGATTAATATAAGACAATATTCTACTCAAAGAAGCGTTAAGAAAGTATGTTGAAGTGTTTAATTGTTATTTTCTAAGTATGTGGATTTTTTTGACTAACACGGATAGTCTCTGTGAGCTATGTGGTTCACTTGTCTCTATATACGCACATATCattatgtatatgtatatatttgaatacaAGTGTGATTTCCCTGTTCGAAAGTTGACAATCCTTTAAATGTAGAATGACAGTGACGATACAGTTGAGTCTGGAAAAGTCCGCATATTGGAGAGTTCAGAGGTCCCGACCTCTAGGATATCTCGTTTGTTTCATTACGGTTCATTGGCAGCTAATGTCGGTGCCAACATCGCTGTCAAGAGTATATCAGAGGCCTCGAGAGGAAATAGACCATCATGGAAATCATTAATCCTTTCTGAATCTAATATTGAAGCTATAGTGAAGAAGTTCTCGAAAATGAGAGGTGCTGCATTGAAAATAGGGCAAATGATGTCATTCCAAGACGATAAATTATTACCAAAGGAATTGTATGAAATTTTATCTAGGGTGCAAAACAGTGCAAACTATATGCCCCAAAGACAATTGGATAGAGTTATGAGAAAAGAATTGGGTTCCGATTGGGAgacaaaattttttaaaactttCAATAAGACACCTTTAGCTGCAGCTAGCATTGGCCAAGTACATGAAGCTGAACTGAAGAATGGAGATAAAGTAGTTGTAAAAGTACAGTACCCAGGAGTAAAGGATTCTATTGACTCTGATTTGAATAACATATTGATGCTGTTAACAGCCTCTAGATTATTGCCAAAGGGTTTGTTTCTTGATAAGACAGTAGCCAATGCAAGAAGAGAACTAAAATGGGAATGTGATTACAAAAGAGAAGCACTTGCATTGACAAAATTTAGAGAATTAGTTAAAAATGATTCTGCATTCGTGGTTCCAAAAGTATACGATGAATTGACCACAGAAGCTGTTTTAACCATGGAAAAATTAGAAGGTGCtgaaataatgaaattaccAAACGATATTCCACAGTCGTTAAGAAACTTTATTGgtgaaaatataatgagACTGTGTTTGAATGAAATTGCTACTTTTGAGTTCATGCAAACCGATCCTAACTGGGCTAATTTCTTATACAATaagaaaacaaacaaagttgaattattagattttgGTGCCTCTAGGCCATTTCCTGCCGGATTTGTAACTGCGTATAGGAAACTGTTAACGTACGCTAGAGATATTGACTATGAAGGAGTTAAGAAAATGTCTATTGAATTAGGATATCTAAATGGCTTGgaatcaaaatcaatggTGGATGCTCATATAGAGAGTATTGTTACATTATGTGAAGTGTTTAGGGGGAAAGATACAGATGTGTTTCCGTTTAGTGAGCAAACAGTCTCTGATAGAATAAGAAGCAATATTGGATTAATGCTAAATGAAAGACTCTGTCCACCACCAGATGAGACTTACTCTTTGCATCGTAAATTTAGTGGTGTATTCTTGTTGTGTTCTAGATTGGGAGCTGACGTTCATTGTGCGAAACTCTTCAATGAAATATTCTACTTGAAAGACGAGGAAACAGTTACAAAATAGTTAACGGTTCATATTTATCGTTATAGGAAATGTGTGAACAAGTTTCCgtgtatataaaataataactatTCGGAACATGGTTCTTATAcagataatatatatgctTAATCCCTACACTATGTATCATCAatgtaaatattgaaattgtaaataatgaatttaatattttgttcatGCTTCCTTTGATGAACGTTTAGGTATAAGAACAAAACGTAACAACATTTTGTAATCATTGGTCTAAACATTCAAGGTCTCTCGACAAAACCTATGAACACAAATTAGACAGGATGCTATATACTACTATATATTGGTATATATACACTAACGATAGCTTCATATTTCAAACTAAAGACCATGAATGTACTCATTCATAAATTCTTAGAGTGAAAGGGGGGGTCGGATATAGAAACTAGAGACGCATCAAGCAGCCAGTATAATATACAGTGCCTGTACAAGACAAACCATGTATGCGTGCAAGGGCTGCGACACTTCTAATTGTAATAGAGTAAGTATCAAATGTCCAGTACGGTTCAGGCCATGCGAGCGACTAGAACAATTCACAGAGAGATACCTCTCCTTGAAGATGCGTCCCTTAACatgatattcaaaaatgcCTATGAAACATCCTATAACAATACAGTCCCCCTTCTCCCCACAACGACAATTGTAGCAACATAATCCATCAAACAGAATCAAAAAGAGCCCGGAAACCCGCTCCATGGCACTATCCCTGAGAAAGAGACTCTCTGTTTCGGATTGTGTAAAAGAATATACTTTTAAAGAGGAGATATATTGATCTAGGGGAATAAGCAAGCTTACTCTATTAcagaaaagaaacaatGCGCAAACAAAAGTCCTTACAACGTCTCTTCACAAACCTAAATCACCTcctttaaaaaataaattccCATGTATACACAACAGTAAAACAACAAGGCTCTCTTCAAAAATCGCAATTCCATGAAAGAACGAATAACCGAGTTCTAAGTAATCCCTAAGAAAAATGCGCCACAAAAACCCTCGATAGAAAGAAATTggaaaacaataataattacaaaGTCATCCCATTATAACAAATCTGAACGCAACATGTATAAGAAACAAACACCGTGAATCATCCTAATTATTGCCACTCGACCCAATCCATAAACCAAACATTCCGGATGcattttttctttcctCCCCTTAACAAAATCAACTAAGAAATCGTCAAGTTAaaaggaaaagaaaaaccCATCTAAAGGAAGtctaaaagaaaatgaatcCCTAAAGACTCAGATACCACTCCGAAAACAATCTCTCTATATCCATAATCTTCTAACATCATGATGAATCCTGAATCATATAAATCcaagaaaacaataacaacgttaaaaaaccaaaaaaattttgaagttgCCAAAAAATGTGTTGTAACTTAAAAAGGTAATGATCCTCATTGAGGTCATTTCAGTTGTTACGCTGAAAAGAACAGATACTACACTTGATCTAAGCCAAATGGCAAAGAGATTTGGTTTctttaaaaagaaaataataaataagaacaaaaaaaaaagtataatatgaattaataaatatataatattgttacaaattatcttttatgatattttaaatttcctTTCCTTTATATACGTTTGTAAAAATTCTCTTTCatcttttctattttttcGTTTTTGTGGCAAAAAAAACATGATCGGCGCTTAAAATAAAAGACCATCACAAAAttcgtttcttttttatgtCCCTTTTAGGAAacacaaaataatatcataGTTTACGAAAATATAATGCCGGGTAATACTATTGTCTTTTTGGAAACTTATTGTTAAAGCGCTAATTTGACTAATaggaaatatatatagagagagatatatctatataagAACTAAGCTATAACtgatataattgatattattgatattattgatacAATTGACTTATTATGgattaaattataataagtgtctttagaaataaattaaactGGATATACTGATAATtgcaataataaaatttggGTGGCTTGTCTGTTTAAgttattgatttttctgCTCTTTTTTCATTCCTTTAATATTACCTTAATTTTGCTTTTATTACATTGGATAATTTTAGGGACTAATCTTAATTTATGGAACTATGAATAATTGGCAACCATCATTTGTTAATTCTGTGGATTTAACagaacatttaaaaaaatcatattttagatacgatgataaagaaaaacaaattagTAAAATTGTCTTTGATGATTTTGCAAATTTGATTTGGTGTGGTGATACTTATGGTAGAGTGTCTTCTTATGATATCAATTCTCAATTATACACTAGATGTACTTCTCATATTGGTGCGATTCCGgttaatgatattttaatacGTAAAGAAGGAATCATTTCATTATGTGACGATTCTAttcatatttcaaatagAAGAGGTGTAACAATATCAAGTATTACAAGTATGGAATTATCTGTGTTGACAGGTTTGAAAACTATGTGTTTTAATTCGAATGATTctcaaaattcaatttattgTGCTGGCAATAATACAAACACAGGTATCATTTCAATTGActtgaataaaaattgtCTATCTTCAATGATCGACTATAATCCAAAAGTTAAACTTTTATGTACAAGCAATAAAATCATATCTATTGGTAAACAATCAGgttcaattgatttattagatCCAAACTCAAATCATATTATCAAATCATTTGCAGGTCATTCTGCTACCATATCAGCTATGGATTCAAGGGATTATACTTTAACTACAGTAGGGAAATCAAAGCGTTTCAATAACACGTATGCAGATCCTTTTGTAAATGTATACGATTTAAGGATAATGAGACAACTACCGCCGATTTCGTTTTCAAAAGGAACTTCAATGGGTTCAGGAGGTGCTGATTTCGTTAGGTTACATCCAGTATTACCAACAATAATGACTGTAGCATCCGATCAAGGATCTTTTGATTTCGTTGATTTATCAAACCCAATATTGAGAACCCAATATGTACATCCTTGCAAGTCAATTAAAGCGATGGAACTCTCTCCAAATGGAGATCATATTGCATTTTTGAATAGCGACAACACTCTAAACCTTTGGTCACGTTCTGGTGGTAGTACAAATTGTACTAATAAACCAGAACCATTGGAATATCCggaatatattaatgatgGTGTAAACTCAGGTTTAacatcaattgataattttgattatcCATTAAGTTCTGTCGGTATGCcatattataatgaaaaattactCTCTGCATGGCCACAAGTAATCTTCCACAGTAACGGTACAATTCCCAAAGCTATAGATTCGAACTCACTACAATCCCCTAAAGTCAAAAATCCGACTTTAAATTCAAGAACAAGTTCAACCCAAACTGCTAATTCTCATTTAGCTTCAAAGCAATACCCACTATTAAGgtataataaatcaaaatatggACATGGTAATGTCGCTGAAACGTATGTATCACTATCTGAGATAAGAAAGAAGCAAAATACAAAATCTACTTTTGCAAATAAAGCCACTACATCCGGTAATGGGAATGGGAGTCAATCGGATGAATTAAGCGATATATTAAGGGTCAAACCAGAAAGAGATAATGAAATACCTCCTGCATATAcaaaattacaattaacACATGGTAAATATGGTTCAGATAATTTCGATTTCAAAGCATTTAATCAAACTAAATACTCAGGTTTAGATACCGATTTGGACCATCCATATATTAATCCAATTGTTCAACTGTATAGATTTGTTCCggaaatatttaatttcattgttggatgtttaaaatatgaaaacTTCAGTCCGAACTCCATTTTAACAGAGTTAGGTTATCTTTACGATATGATGCAAAGATCAGAAGGTAGGGTATGTTTAACGTCAAACTTACAAGCTACATTAGATATAATAGAGGAAAATAATTCCTTCAAGTCAACTGGTTTTACTTCATCCAAGCAGTctaaaaaatcaaatatagagataaattatcaaactATTAATGACACGCCTATGAATAAGAAAACCTCTGTTGGCAGTAACGAGAACTTAATGACAAGCACAAtacaaaattttaatgaatttctATTAGACCACTTAATGACTGACGAATTACAAAGAAACATACATAGTATAACGTTAGAAGAAGCATTTGGATTTCATCTAGAGacaaatatttcatctaGTTGTCTACATTACGAAAAGAATACTAGCATTGTTCCTACATTGACAGTTTGTTCACcaataaagaataatttgaaacatAATGTAAGGAAATTAAACAATCAAACAATATTACCATATATAGAGTCCTCAATGAAGAGAACCGCTTTGATGCAAAGCACGTGTGAGGTTTGTAATAAACAAGAACTTGTAGAGTATGAAAGTATTATCAAGAATTTGCCTCCTGTTTTatcattgaatttattattatctgaTTTTGAATGGGGTATCGCCAAAACAGTGAAAGACTGGCTAACGTTAGAATTCCATGCAACTATCTCTAAAGATAAAGCTGTATTGAAGAACCATCCTGGTGAACTGAAGACATCCAATccaattttcaaatatgaATTGAGTGGTTACATTGCGAGAATAACCGATACCAATGGTGAATCTAGATTGGTTACATATTCAAGAGCATTTGATGCGAACTCGAAGCGTTTCAAATGGTACATGTTCAACGACTATTTAGTGGTAGaagtagaagaagaagaggcTTTGAATATTTCGTATTGGTGGAAAACAATAGAAACCGTAATTTATTGTGATTCCGAAGAAATTAGGAAACCATTTTTATCGGTTGATAGTTAtccaataaattataatatactTTATCGTGACCATTTTGCAAACGGAATCAGAAAAGATGTTATCAAACAATACACGCTATTGaataaagatgatgataaagaCGTACCAAAACCAGGAACTCTAGTAGCAATCGATGCTGAATTTGTAGTTCTTAATGAAGAGATCAGTGAAATTGATTGTAAAGGTAACAAGACTATTATCAAACCTAAAAAGACAGCTCTAGCTCGTGTTTCCATTTTAAGAGGCGATGAAGGCGATAAATTTGGTGAACCATTTGTTGATGATTACATTGTTAACAATGATCgaattgaaaattatgTGACGAAATATAGTGGTATAGAACCTGGTGACTTAGACATCAAATATAGTTCCAAACAGTTAGTGAATAGAAATGTTACCTATAGAAAGATTTGGTTACTAATGCAAATGGGATGTGTGTTTGTAGGACATGggttaaataatgatttcaaacaaattaatattaacattCCAAACAACCAAATCAGAGATACatctatttatttcttaCAAGGTAAGAGATATTTATCACTGAGATACTTAGCGTTTGCAATCTTGGACAGTAACATTCAAGAAGGAAATCATGATTCAATCGAAGATGCATTCACAGCATTAGTCCTTtataagaaatatttaagCTTAAAGGAAAACAATACCCTGAATCATGTACTAGACGTCATCTACGAGGAAGGAAGAATCACCAATTTCAAAGTTCCAGAACTGACCAGATAGAGAAGATATcaagatttaaataaaaaggaaaacataacaataatataatatcatACCTTACATGTATACATgctttattatttatgtaTGATACCTGTTTTACCCGCCTTcatgattttaaaacacACATGCGGTTACCCGACGCCAAAACAAACGGCCCACTAAACGAGACTGTAACCCGGATATATCCAAACCGGCGCCATTTACCCAGCCACCACCTCCACCCGCCTAAAGGCGTAGGTGTTCACTTTCGTGTGCCACGGTTTTACCCGCCCACGTAAGAAACGATTTCTGCCCTCTTCTTCCGCTGTTGAAGGTTTTCGGAAAAGACATAAATTACTAATTCTACCTTTCTCATTCTATACAACACACGATATAAcacaatataatatattctcACCCCCCCAAActcatcaaatatattatatatattatgtttataattatttaaaggaatgaatatattcaataaaaggTGTAATTTTAGTTTTGTTCGATAGACAGTTTTCATTCGCATTACTAAGTTGCTATACGCCACCACTTGCACaagttatatatttggTACAATTGCTTTGTTGTCTAGCCTTTTTGGATTTATTActttattagaattttttGGGACTTCCAGACTATAAACTATTACAACCCTACTTCTAACTGTGGATTAATAcgattttaattttatttttcttttaaattatatttatatataaaccacTTGTATAAACACATTTCACTCCACTTCCATCCCAAATCTGTTTTCCCTTTGATTCCTGAACTaaactttatttttcattgcACAACATCTAATTATACCATATTATGGGGAAGAGCCCGTCAAGCAGCAACAGTTTAAAAGTACCGCGATCAAACCAAAATAACAATCAACAGCAACAAGCAACTAGCGATGATcttaattcaaatgaacCTAACGACCCCGATGATAGTAGGTCTCCTACTATCAGCCACAAGACGAGGAATATAAACATTCCgatttattataatgaCCATAATCAAAAGGTCGTAAAGGACAATGATACTCGTGTAGATTCAAGTGTAAGGAACAAATACAAGAATTCTTACTTGGACACGAACGTCAACCTTCATGGATCGAATGACTTCAATTTGGATATTGATATATCCTTAGCGAAATCTTTTGCTTCTTCCACAACTGTTACTACCTATAGTGACTACTGCAGTAGCACAAGCAGCAACAGTAGCAACAGTAGTTATGCTAGTAATGTAAGCGATACAAATACCCTTTTCACTACTAACACAGATAATACTACTGCTTCGGCACAGATTTCAACCACTTCCAAACCAAGCAGCCAACATATCAAAGCACATGAGCATTTGAAGCATTCAGTGTTTGCTGCATCGAATTCAACATCGAGCAACTCCAATAATGCAAATtacttttcaattcatcagACTCCTTCTTCTGTTTTGTCTGCAGGTTCCTCTAACAGCCCTCTCATTTCCCCATCACCTGTGAACTCCATTAAAAATTCGAATAAACAAAACTCCCACACAAGTGGAAGTCATCTATCAACTTCATATTCATCTATCCCTAA is from Tetrapisispora phaffii CBS 4417 chromosome 14, complete genome and encodes:
- the PAN2 gene encoding poly(A)-specific ribonuclease (similar to Saccharomyces cerevisiae PAN2 (YGL094C); ancestral locus Anc_6.176); the encoded protein is MNNWQPSFVNSVDLTEHLKKSYFRYDDKEKQISKIVFDDFANLIWCGDTYGRVSSYDINSQLYTRCTSHIGAIPVNDILIRKEGIISLCDDSIHISNRRGVTISSITSMELSVLTGLKTMCFNSNDSQNSIYCAGNNTNTGIISIDLNKNCLSSMIDYNPKVKLLCTSNKIISIGKQSGSIDLLDPNSNHIIKSFAGHSATISAMDSRDYTLTTVGKSKRFNNTYADPFVNVYDLRIMRQLPPISFSKGTSMGSGGADFVRLHPVLPTIMTVASDQGSFDFVDLSNPILRTQYVHPCKSIKAMELSPNGDHIAFLNSDNTLNLWSRSGGSTNCTNKPEPLEYPEYINDGVNSGLTSIDNFDYPLSSVGMPYYNEKLLSAWPQVIFHSNGTIPKAIDSNSLQSPKVKNPTLNSRTSSTQTANSHLASKQYPLLRYNKSKYGHGNVAETYVSLSEIRKKQNTKSTFANKATTSGNGNGSQSDELSDILRVKPERDNEIPPAYTKLQLTHGKYGSDNFDFKAFNQTKYSGLDTDLDHPYINPIVQLYRFVPEIFNFIVGCLKYENFSPNSILTELGYLYDMMQRSEGRVCLTSNLQATLDIIEENNSFKSTGFTSSKQSKKSNIEINYQTINDTPMNKKTSVGSNENLMTSTIQNFNEFLLDHLMTDELQRNIHSITLEEAFGFHLETNISSSCLHYEKNTSIVPTLTVCSPIKNNLKHNVRKLNNQTILPYIESSMKRTALMQSTCEVCNKQELVEYESIIKNLPPVLSLNLLLSDFEWGIAKTVKDWLTLEFHATISKDKAVLKNHPGELKTSNPIFKYELSGYIARITDTNGESRLVTYSRAFDANSKRFKWYMFNDYLVVEVEEEEALNISYWWKTIETVIYCDSEEIRKPFLSVDSYPINYNILYRDHFANGIRKDVIKQYTLLNKDDDKDVPKPGTLVAIDAEFVVLNEEISEIDCKGNKTIIKPKKTALARVSILRGDEGDKFGEPFVDDYIVNNDRIENYVTKYSGIEPGDLDIKYSSKQLVNRNVTYRKIWLLMQMGCVFVGHGLNNDFKQININIPNNQIRDTSIYFLQGKRYLSLRYLAFAILDSNIQEGNHDSIEDAFTALVLYKKYLSLKENNTLNHVLDVIYEEGRITNFKVPELTR
- the PBP2 gene encoding telomere maintenance protein PBP2 (similar to Saccharomyces cerevisiae PBP2 (YBR233W); ancestral locus Anc_6.139), with product MTGTEEFVDDKRGSEATDMDGNSSKVLKRKNEDNQEGQLEAEIKRVALDDDDDDDDDDAGEEQERRLDSDSKNIVSEDSNATTVDDNHIHLRLLCLVREASLVVGHRGDRISKIKNITSTKINISENNKDTPERVIHVRGDYMNVAKAIALIVKSITNTFDDQINSVPQHKDTTVVDRDTQRNFNDNNNSDELPTTLYFLISHFLMGYIIGKNGKKLKEIEESSSIKLFASPQQLLPSNDRILAITGTSDALEVAVLNISKTIITNSNNIKNKRYTNRAIFYQPTPMYSVLINNYSNISYPIHLNMDIGKNIGMQMGMNMNMGMDMNAGYSHQQHHQYHPTDKYTSYRNNKRTLPLRPVNIPQCNPSARNDDTKSIVYTPANAAKAMSFIPNFTIPNVKVVEPQIFNSDQILPMTLVTQEVYIDENFVGNIIGKDGRHINSIKESTGCSIKIDPQEEGSLERKLIIRGTSMASQAAIMLISNKIETDKMNRKER
- the TPHA0N01180 gene encoding protein kinase COQ8 (similar to Saccharomyces cerevisiae ABC1 (YGL119W) and YBR230W-A; ancestral locus Anc_6.133), whose protein sequence is MSRQNLYQYYCMLSGARSVIKGSGIVAKESLSTWVNTSTLTRPILNQFQWFHDPKWEQAKTLSNTIRYGGGKINIRQYSTQRSVKKNDSDDTVESGKVRILESSEVPTSRISRLFHYGSLAANVGANIAVKSISEASRGNRPSWKSLILSESNIEAIVKKFSKMRGAALKIGQMMSFQDDKLLPKELYEILSRVQNSANYMPQRQLDRVMRKELGSDWETKFFKTFNKTPLAAASIGQVHEAELKNGDKVVVKVQYPGVKDSIDSDLNNILMLLTASRLLPKGLFLDKTVANARRELKWECDYKREALALTKFRELVKNDSAFVVPKVYDELTTEAVLTMEKLEGAEIMKLPNDIPQSLRNFIGENIMRLCLNEIATFEFMQTDPNWANFLYNKKTNKVELLDFGASRPFPAGFVTAYRKLLTYARDIDYEGVKKMSIELGYLNGLESKSMVDAHIESIVTLCEVFRGKDTDVFPFSEQTVSDRIRSNIGLMLNERLCPPPDETYSLHRKFSGVFLLCSRLGADVHCAKLFNEIFYLKDEETVTK